A region from the uncultured Stenotrophomonas sp. genome encodes:
- the trpB gene encoding tryptophan synthase, beta subunit (Evidence 2a : Function of homologous gene experimentally demonstrated in an other organism; PubMedId : 1309752, 4552018, 4943677, 6985892, 7007651, 7038627, 8095913, 9298646; Product type e : enzyme): MTAAPITDFHAYPDARGHFGRYGGSFVAETLVGPLQELAAAYDQARVDPAFIAAYDKDLKHYVGRPSPIYHAERLSRDVGGAQILLKREDLNHTGAHKVNNTIGQALLAARMGKTRIIAETGAGQHGVASATVAARLGLECVVYMGATDIERQKINVYRMKLLGATVVPVSSGSATLKDALNEAMRDWVTNVRDTFYIIGTVAGPDPYPRMVRDFNAIVGREARAQMLEDYGRLPDAITACVGGGSNAIGLFHAFLNDREVKIYGAEAAGDGIHTGRHAASISAGRPGVLHGNRTYVLCDDDGQITETHSISAGLDYPGVGPEHSFLSDTGRAQYVGVTDDEALAAFHRLTRTEGILPALESSHAVAQAIKLARELPKDALVLCNLSGRGDKDVHTIAAREGLSL; encoded by the coding sequence ATGACCGCCGCGCCAATCACCGATTTCCACGCCTATCCCGATGCCCGTGGCCATTTCGGCCGCTACGGCGGCAGCTTCGTCGCCGAGACGCTGGTCGGGCCGTTGCAGGAACTGGCAGCGGCCTATGACCAGGCGCGGGTCGATCCGGCTTTCATCGCCGCCTACGACAAGGACTTGAAGCACTACGTCGGCCGGCCCAGCCCGATCTACCACGCCGAGCGCTTGAGCCGTGACGTCGGCGGCGCGCAGATCCTGCTCAAGCGCGAAGACCTGAACCACACCGGCGCACACAAGGTGAACAACACCATCGGCCAGGCGCTGCTGGCCGCGCGCATGGGCAAGACCCGGATCATCGCCGAGACCGGCGCAGGCCAGCACGGCGTGGCCAGCGCCACCGTGGCCGCGCGGCTGGGGCTGGAGTGCGTGGTCTACATGGGCGCCACCGACATCGAGCGGCAGAAGATCAACGTCTACCGGATGAAGCTGCTCGGTGCCACGGTGGTGCCGGTGAGCAGCGGCTCGGCCACGCTCAAGGACGCGCTCAACGAGGCGATGCGCGACTGGGTGACCAACGTGCGCGACACCTTCTACATCATCGGCACGGTAGCCGGCCCCGATCCCTACCCGCGCATGGTGCGCGACTTCAACGCCATCGTCGGCCGCGAGGCGCGCGCGCAGATGCTGGAGGATTACGGCCGCCTGCCCGATGCGATCACCGCCTGCGTCGGCGGCGGCTCCAACGCCATCGGCCTGTTCCACGCCTTCCTCAACGACCGCGAGGTGAAGATCTACGGCGCCGAGGCGGCGGGCGACGGCATCCATACCGGCCGCCATGCCGCGTCGATCTCGGCCGGCCGCCCCGGCGTGTTGCACGGCAACCGCACCTACGTGCTGTGCGACGACGATGGCCAGATCACCGAAACCCATTCGATTTCCGCCGGCCTGGACTACCCCGGCGTCGGCCCGGAGCATTCCTTCCTGTCCGACACCGGCCGCGCGCAGTACGTCGGCGTCACCGACGACGAAGCGCTGGCTGCGTTCCACCGCCTGACCCGCACCGAGGGCATCCTGCCGGCGCTGGAATCCAGCCATGCGGTGGCGCAGGCGATCAAGCTGGCACGCGAACTGCCGAAGGACGCGCTGGTGCTGTGCAACCTGTCCGGTCGCGGTGACAAGGACGTGCACACCATCGCCGCGCGCGAAGGGCTGTCGCTGTGA
- a CDS encoding conserved exported hypothetical protein (Evidence 4 : Homologs of previously reported genes of unknown function) — protein sequence MSGRLFRMGALACLGMALAACEPSEPEVRPLPAGAQATPAEAAPAAPAMDAAAQLAGVGELHVGAAFGKGPGDDAFASAGMRELMEGDCEYYEGGTLPAGLSMMVIADRIARFDAHDERAPGAEGPPLPFGLWVGMTEVEARERLPAGVVASPHAYASPDGEYLTWTDPQAGLALRLETLDGVVTSIYWGQPEAVELIEGCA from the coding sequence GTGAGCGGGCGCTTGTTCCGCATGGGTGCGCTGGCCTGCCTGGGCATGGCACTGGCGGCCTGCGAACCGTCCGAGCCCGAGGTGCGGCCGCTGCCGGCAGGCGCGCAGGCAACGCCGGCGGAAGCCGCGCCAGCGGCCCCGGCGATGGATGCGGCCGCGCAGTTGGCCGGTGTGGGCGAGCTGCATGTCGGCGCGGCGTTCGGCAAGGGGCCGGGCGATGACGCCTTCGCCTCCGCCGGCATGCGCGAGCTGATGGAAGGCGACTGCGAATACTACGAAGGTGGCACGCTGCCGGCGGGCCTGTCGATGATGGTCATCGCCGACCGTATCGCCCGTTTCGACGCCCACGACGAGCGCGCGCCGGGTGCGGAAGGGCCGCCGCTGCCGTTCGGGCTGTGGGTGGGCATGACCGAGGTCGAGGCGCGCGAGCGCCTGCCCGCCGGCGTGGTGGCCAGCCCGCATGCCTACGCCTCGCCCGATGGCGAGTACCTGACCTGGACCGACCCGCAGGCCGGGCTGGCCCTGCGCCTGGAAACCCTCGACGGCGTGGTGACCTCGATCTACTGGGGCCAGCCCGAGGCGGTCGAACTGATCGAAGGATGTGCCTGA
- a CDS encoding putative two component system sensor-response regulator hybrid protein (Evidence 3 : Function proposed based on presence of conserved amino acid motif, structural feature or limited homology): protein MRCVCLALLWLLPILGTVARADVPATPQPRQLEVVDGLPSTGINAFAEDHLGYLWLASRDGLARFDGRNYRIWRAEDGLRDNLVWSLHVDAQNRLWMGTQSAGLVMLSADRRSFRYFDRDTLPQLGSNTIWSITSTQDGSVWFGTPTAGLYRLAADGGLQQFMPTPGRGGGLPSASVAYLAVTPDGVLWVGTKGGLARWTGSGFECEGLDVLPSPRINGLKVDREGRLWIATNGGVAVRQADGRFERMTWPGAQPTDVLNMMQFAADGNYWLDTRLGLGRSRDGGPVRDVALYSVQERGRVRPNWVTAHEDRDGGLWFASTNAGLWHLPPNWRQFSVLTRRLDDPASLRNPYALALAASASGGIWMVGTRGALDRLDPETGEVEHHLQPVDGSNWPQSVVEDANGRVWIGSLDALVRYDPGDRSVRRWHDGDAADAAMPGDGDMLRSCNGGRLWVYSEDGGLQQRDAEGRVLLRVHPGQQGLPAAVLEDMQCGPDGQLWLSSATGLVSWQPQAQLFLPVRGGPSDHAYAFDATATGVVWVAALGRLDRYRWNDGQLLREASIGTGQGFPGLAANGLAVDGNGVAWASSARGLIRVDPASGSVRLYGVHDGLPGQEFRRRSLVRARTGQMAGGTPEGVVLFEPALVKPSGRQPPLVIERVSVRRGDVEHDLTWQSPLEIRDGDRDLRIVTRLLSFADSANNSYRFRLNGYDTGWVEVGSSGERVFSRLPPGHYRLEVQAATSDRVWSQVQTLAFDVQPPWWRSAWALVFWLALAAAAVTALVAVYRARMRRRNEWQLAVQKRQLAEQASLAKTRFLATLGHEVRTPMTGVLGMTELLLDTSLDTTQRRYADSIQQAGTHLLRLVNDTLDLARIEAGRLELEARPFELTPLLDGIAGLMAPVAEKRGLHFVRERRPPMPVLVTGDATRLRQILMNLLNNAIKFTERGQVGLDAELLPDGAGLRLVVSDTGPGIHADQQKRLFHRFEQGDGPRTASRYGGSGLGLAICQELAVAMGGHIRIDSRLGAGARFIVELPLPWRLQPATAAAPAMPAAAPKQALRILLVEDDPTVADVISHLLRARGHEVVHVLHGLAALSEVAAQSFDVGLLDLDLPLLDGLALARQLRELGCGFPLIAVTARSDADAERQALAAGFDGFRRKPVTGEMLVEAIGAACAQAAPEHP from the coding sequence GTGAGATGCGTGTGCCTTGCGTTGTTGTGGCTGTTGCCGATCCTCGGCACGGTTGCGCGCGCCGACGTTCCGGCCACCCCGCAGCCGCGCCAGCTGGAAGTGGTCGATGGCCTGCCGTCCACCGGCATCAATGCATTCGCCGAAGACCATCTGGGTTACCTGTGGCTGGCCAGCCGCGATGGCCTGGCGCGTTTCGACGGGCGCAACTACCGCATCTGGCGGGCCGAGGACGGCCTGCGCGACAACTTGGTCTGGAGCCTGCACGTCGATGCGCAGAACCGGCTGTGGATGGGCACGCAGAGTGCGGGGCTGGTGATGCTGTCGGCGGACCGCCGCAGCTTCCGTTATTTCGACCGGGACACGCTGCCGCAGCTGGGCAGCAACACCATATGGAGCATCACCTCCACGCAGGACGGCAGCGTCTGGTTCGGTACGCCGACCGCCGGCCTGTACCGCCTGGCGGCCGATGGTGGGCTCCAGCAGTTCATGCCCACGCCGGGCCGGGGCGGTGGCCTGCCGTCGGCGTCGGTGGCGTACCTGGCGGTCACTCCCGACGGCGTGCTCTGGGTGGGCACCAAGGGCGGCCTCGCGCGCTGGACCGGCAGCGGCTTCGAGTGCGAGGGGCTGGACGTATTGCCTTCGCCGCGCATCAACGGGTTGAAGGTGGATCGCGAGGGCCGCCTGTGGATCGCCACCAACGGCGGCGTGGCGGTGCGCCAGGCCGATGGCCGCTTCGAGCGCATGACCTGGCCGGGCGCGCAGCCGACCGACGTGCTGAACATGATGCAGTTCGCGGCCGACGGCAATTACTGGCTGGATACGCGGCTGGGCCTGGGCCGCAGCCGCGACGGCGGGCCGGTACGCGACGTGGCGCTGTACAGCGTGCAGGAACGCGGGCGGGTCCGGCCCAACTGGGTCACCGCCCACGAGGACCGCGACGGCGGCCTGTGGTTCGCCAGCACCAATGCCGGGTTGTGGCACCTGCCGCCGAACTGGCGGCAGTTCTCGGTGCTGACCCGGCGCCTGGACGACCCGGCCTCGCTGCGCAATCCCTATGCGCTGGCGTTGGCCGCTTCCGCATCGGGCGGGATATGGATGGTGGGCACCCGCGGCGCGCTGGATCGGCTGGACCCGGAAACCGGTGAGGTCGAGCACCACCTGCAGCCGGTTGATGGCAGCAACTGGCCGCAGTCGGTGGTCGAGGATGCGAACGGGCGGGTGTGGATCGGCAGCCTCGACGCGCTGGTGCGCTATGACCCGGGCGACCGCAGCGTGCGTCGCTGGCACGACGGTGATGCGGCGGATGCGGCGATGCCCGGCGACGGCGACATGCTGCGCTCATGCAATGGTGGGCGACTGTGGGTGTATTCGGAAGACGGCGGCCTGCAGCAGCGCGATGCCGAAGGGCGCGTACTGCTGCGCGTCCATCCCGGCCAGCAGGGCCTGCCCGCCGCGGTGCTGGAGGACATGCAATGCGGGCCGGACGGCCAGTTGTGGCTGTCCAGCGCCACCGGCCTGGTGTCGTGGCAGCCGCAGGCGCAGCTTTTCCTGCCGGTGCGCGGCGGACCGTCCGACCATGCCTACGCCTTCGACGCCACCGCCACCGGCGTGGTCTGGGTGGCGGCGCTCGGCCGGCTCGACCGCTACCGCTGGAATGACGGCCAACTGCTGCGCGAAGCCAGCATCGGCACCGGGCAGGGCTTCCCGGGGTTGGCGGCCAACGGGCTGGCGGTGGACGGCAATGGTGTGGCATGGGCCAGCAGCGCCCGCGGCCTGATCCGGGTCGATCCGGCCAGCGGCTCGGTGCGCCTGTATGGCGTGCACGATGGCCTGCCGGGGCAGGAATTCCGCCGCCGCAGCCTGGTGCGGGCCCGCACCGGGCAGATGGCCGGCGGCACCCCGGAAGGCGTGGTGCTGTTCGAGCCGGCCCTGGTCAAGCCCTCGGGCCGGCAACCGCCGCTGGTGATCGAACGGGTGAGCGTGCGCCGCGGCGACGTGGAGCACGACCTGACCTGGCAGAGCCCGCTGGAAATCAGGGACGGCGACCGCGACCTGCGCATCGTCACGCGCCTGCTGTCCTTCGCCGATTCGGCCAACAACAGCTACCGCTTCCGGCTCAACGGCTACGACACCGGCTGGGTGGAGGTGGGTTCCAGCGGTGAGCGCGTGTTCTCGCGCTTGCCGCCGGGGCATTACCGGCTGGAGGTGCAGGCGGCCACTTCGGACAGGGTCTGGTCGCAGGTGCAGACGCTGGCGTTCGACGTGCAGCCGCCGTGGTGGCGCAGCGCGTGGGCGCTGGTGTTCTGGCTGGCGCTGGCCGCGGCGGCGGTCACGGCACTGGTGGCTGTCTACCGTGCGCGGATGCGGCGCCGCAATGAATGGCAGCTGGCGGTGCAGAAGCGGCAGCTGGCCGAGCAGGCCTCGCTGGCCAAGACCCGTTTCCTGGCCACGCTCGGCCATGAAGTGCGCACGCCGATGACCGGCGTGCTGGGCATGACCGAGCTGCTGCTGGATACCTCGCTGGACACCACCCAGCGCCGCTATGCCGATTCGATCCAGCAGGCCGGCACCCACCTGCTGCGGCTGGTCAACGACACCCTCGACCTTGCGCGCATCGAGGCCGGCCGGCTGGAACTGGAAGCGCGCCCGTTCGAGTTGACGCCGCTGCTGGACGGCATCGCCGGATTGATGGCGCCGGTCGCGGAAAAGCGCGGCCTGCACTTCGTGCGCGAACGGCGACCGCCGATGCCGGTGCTCGTCACCGGCGATGCGACGCGGTTGCGGCAGATCCTGATGAACCTGCTGAACAACGCGATCAAGTTCACCGAGCGCGGACAAGTCGGGCTGGATGCCGAACTGCTGCCCGATGGTGCCGGCCTGCGGCTGGTGGTCAGCGACACCGGCCCCGGCATCCATGCCGACCAGCAGAAGCGGTTGTTCCATCGTTTCGAGCAGGGCGACGGGCCGCGTACCGCGTCGCGTTATGGCGGCAGCGGGCTGGGGCTGGCGATCTGCCAGGAACTGGCGGTGGCGATGGGCGGCCATATCCGCATCGACAGCCGGCTGGGTGCCGGCGCCCGTTTCATCGTCGAGCTGCCGCTGCCGTGGCGGCTGCAGCCTGCCACGGCCGCCGCGCCGGCCATGCCGGCCGCGGCCCCGAAGCAGGCCTTGCGGATATTGCTGGTCGAGGACGACCCCACCGTGGCCGACGTGATTTCCCACCTGCTGCGTGCCCGTGGCCATGAGGTCGTGCACGTGCTGCATGGGCTGGCGGCCTTGTCGGAAGTGGCTGCGCAATCCTTCGATGTCGGCCTGCTCGATCTGGACCTGCCGCTGCTGGACGGCCTGGCGCTGGCCCGGCAGCTGCGTGAGCTCGGCTGCGGTTTCCCGCTGATAGCAGTGACTGCGCGCTCCGACGCCGATGCCGAGCGGCAGGCGCTGGCCGCCGGTTTCGATGGCTTCCGGCGCAAACCGGTCACCGGCGAAATGCTGGTGGAGGCGATTGGCGCAGCGTGCGCGCAGGCGGCACCGGAGCACCCATAG
- the trpI gene encoding HTH-type transcriptional regulator TrpI: MFFTAEPPEGWRRAGFCSCKTGIPAIHGGQMCAMNGERTLPSLNALRAFEAAARLRSVSLAADELHVTHGAVSRQLRGLEEELGIALFERDGRGIRPTAAGKRLLEAASGAFSQLRDCVAALRRGQHGDALVLGCPGSVLARWMIPRLQELQRDLPGLTLHLAAQEGDFTPRLDGLDAALMLGQAPWPANWRVHPLAAERIGPVFSPALPGAAALARQPAAALCERPLLHTRSRPQAWPTWAARNGIDAGELRYGTGFEHLYYLLEAAVAGLGVAIAPEPLVAGDLANGRLVAPWGFVDTEGQWALCTAGDGHPRIEALAGWLRQRLAAAT; this comes from the coding sequence ATGTTTTTCACGGCGGAGCCGCCCGAAGGGTGGCGCAGGGCCGGTTTTTGCTCCTGCAAAACCGGCATTCCCGCCATCCATGGCGGTCAGATGTGCGCCATGAATGGCGAACGTACCCTGCCCTCGCTCAATGCCCTGCGCGCCTTCGAGGCGGCCGCGCGGCTGCGCAGCGTCAGCCTGGCCGCCGACGAACTGCATGTGACCCACGGCGCGGTCAGCCGGCAGTTGCGGGGGCTGGAAGAGGAGCTGGGCATCGCCCTGTTCGAGCGTGACGGCCGCGGCATCCGCCCCACCGCCGCCGGCAAGCGCCTGTTGGAAGCGGCTTCCGGTGCGTTCTCGCAGCTGCGCGACTGCGTGGCCGCGCTGCGCCGGGGCCAACATGGCGACGCCCTCGTGCTCGGTTGCCCCGGCAGCGTGCTGGCGCGCTGGATGATCCCGCGCCTGCAGGAACTGCAGCGCGACCTGCCGGGCCTGACCCTGCACCTGGCCGCGCAGGAAGGCGACTTCACCCCACGCCTCGATGGGCTGGATGCCGCATTGATGCTGGGCCAGGCACCGTGGCCGGCCAACTGGCGGGTGCATCCGCTGGCGGCCGAGCGCATCGGCCCGGTGTTCAGCCCCGCGCTGCCGGGCGCCGCGGCGCTGGCCCGGCAACCGGCCGCCGCCCTGTGCGAGCGGCCACTGCTGCACACCCGCTCGCGCCCGCAGGCATGGCCGACCTGGGCGGCGCGCAACGGCATCGATGCCGGCGAGCTGCGCTACGGCACCGGTTTCGAACACCTGTATTACCTGCTGGAAGCCGCCGTCGCCGGGCTGGGCGTCGCCATCGCGCCGGAGCCGCTGGTGGCCGGCGACCTCGCCAACGGGCGCCTGGTCGCGCCGTGGGGCTTCGTCGATACCGAAGGCCAATGGGCGCTGTGCACCGCCGGCGACGGGCACCCGCGGATCGAGGCGCTGGCGGGCTGGCTGCGGCAACGGTTGGCAGCCGCGACGTAG
- the ogt gene encoding Methylated-DNA--protein-cysteine methyltransferase codes for MTIHFRQIDSPLGPLTVSASEHGLHALEFPQDSWFLPRDGWHEADHPLLSRARVQLDEYFAGRRRAFDLPLAPQGTPFQREVWFALADIPYGQTRTYAQLAARLGRPTASRAVGAANGRNPLGILLPCHRVVGANGALTGFSGGLEAKRFLLELEGALPKPATDLFGQAT; via the coding sequence GTGACCATCCATTTCCGCCAGATCGACAGCCCGCTGGGGCCGCTCACCGTGTCCGCGTCCGAACACGGGCTGCATGCGCTCGAATTCCCGCAGGACAGCTGGTTCCTGCCCCGCGACGGCTGGCACGAGGCCGACCACCCGCTGCTGTCACGGGCGCGGGTGCAACTGGACGAATATTTCGCCGGGCGCAGGCGCGCCTTCGACCTGCCGCTGGCGCCGCAGGGCACGCCGTTCCAGCGCGAAGTCTGGTTCGCGCTTGCGGACATTCCCTATGGACAGACCCGCACCTACGCGCAGTTGGCCGCGCGGCTGGGGCGCCCCACCGCCAGCCGCGCGGTGGGCGCGGCCAATGGCCGCAACCCTTTGGGCATCCTCCTGCCCTGCCACCGCGTGGTCGGCGCCAATGGCGCGCTGACCGGGTTCAGTGGCGGGCTGGAGGCCAAGCGGTTTTTGCTGGAACTGGAAGGCGCCTTGCCCAAGCCGGCCACCGATCTGTTCGGCCAAGCAACGTAG
- a CDS encoding YceI family protein has product MNIKLTTPAAVAAALAGMLAATPALAADYEQAPGSALVFASKYDGEIFTGNFPGFRTELSFDPADPAAGKLDVTIPLAGTSSGNSDRDSTLLGKDFFDVARFAQARYTANGFRALGDNQYAADGALELHGVSKPVTLTFTWTPGAQPVLTGRATVKRLDFGIGGGDWSDTKTIPDETAISTIVRFNAR; this is encoded by the coding sequence ATGAACATCAAGCTCACCACTCCGGCCGCCGTGGCCGCCGCCCTGGCCGGCATGCTCGCGGCCACGCCCGCGCTGGCCGCGGACTACGAACAGGCCCCCGGCTCGGCGCTGGTCTTCGCCAGCAAATACGATGGCGAAATCTTCACCGGCAACTTCCCCGGCTTCCGCACCGAATTGAGCTTCGACCCGGCCGACCCGGCCGCCGGCAAGCTCGACGTCACCATCCCGCTGGCCGGCACCAGCAGCGGCAACAGCGACCGCGACTCGACCCTGCTGGGCAAGGATTTCTTCGACGTCGCCCGCTTCGCGCAGGCGCGCTACACCGCCAACGGCTTCCGCGCACTGGGCGACAACCAGTACGCCGCCGACGGCGCGCTGGAGCTGCACGGCGTCAGCAAGCCGGTCACCCTGACCTTCACCTGGACGCCCGGCGCGCAGCCGGTATTGACCGGCCGGGCGACGGTGAAGCGGCTGGACTTCGGCATCGGCGGCGGCGACTGGAGCGATACCAAGACCATCCCCGACGAAACCGCGATCAGCACCATCGTCCGCTTCAACGCCAGGTAA
- the trpA gene encoding Tryptophan synthase alpha chain, which yields MPVTRIDECFARLRASGRKALIPFITAGDPALEATVPVMHALVAAGADVLELGVPFSDPMADGPTIQRSSERALARGAGLRYVFDSVATFRQRDTTTPVVLMGYLNPVEIRGAARFAAEAVAAGVDGVLLVDLPPEEAEETRTAFTAAGLGLVLLASPTSSEQRLAGLCEAAQGYLYYVSFAGVTGASERLDSAAAGERLRQLRSRAKTPVVAGFGIKDAASAAAMAVDADGVVVGSALVAAMAGAGSVEEAVRSAGTFLAPLRQALDA from the coding sequence ATGCCCGTGACCCGAATCGACGAATGCTTCGCCCGCCTGCGCGCCTCCGGCCGCAAGGCGCTGATTCCCTTCATCACTGCCGGTGATCCGGCACTGGAAGCCACCGTGCCGGTGATGCACGCGCTGGTTGCCGCCGGCGCCGACGTCCTCGAACTGGGCGTGCCGTTCTCCGACCCGATGGCCGACGGCCCGACCATCCAGCGCAGCTCCGAGCGCGCGTTGGCCCGCGGCGCCGGGCTGCGCTACGTGTTCGACAGCGTGGCCACCTTCCGGCAGCGGGATACGACCACGCCGGTGGTGCTGATGGGCTACCTCAACCCGGTGGAAATCCGCGGCGCGGCACGGTTCGCTGCCGAGGCGGTGGCCGCTGGCGTGGATGGCGTGCTGCTGGTGGACCTGCCGCCGGAGGAGGCCGAGGAAACCCGCACCGCGTTCACCGCCGCCGGGCTGGGGCTGGTCCTGCTGGCCTCGCCGACCAGCAGCGAACAACGGCTCGCCGGCCTGTGCGAAGCGGCGCAGGGCTACCTCTATTACGTCAGCTTCGCCGGTGTCACCGGTGCCTCGGAGCGGCTGGACAGCGCCGCCGCCGGCGAGCGCCTGCGGCAGCTGCGCAGCCGGGCGAAAACACCGGTGGTGGCCGGCTTCGGCATCAAGGACGCGGCCAGCGCCGCGGCGATGGCGGTCGATGCCGACGGCGTGGTGGTCGGCAGCGCACTTGTCGCGGCGATGGCCGGGGCCGGTTCGGTCGAAGAAGCGGTGCGCAGTGCAGGCACGTTCCTCGCGCCGCTGCGGCAGGCGTTGGACGCCTGA
- a CDS encoding putative membrane protein (Evidence 3 : Function proposed based on presence of conserved amino acid motif, structural feature or limited homology) yields MPRCLALLLLCLLPLSAGAARYRLDPVHTRVLFAVEHAGFSQALGTLSGSEGTLDFDPDDWAGARLDVIIPLARLELGDDKWNRATLARNLLDGERFPQARFVSTRVEPLDPQHARVHGLLTLRGVSREVALDVTLNALKRHPLPPFRRTAGFSATATLSRADFGIDAWKSMIGDTVQLRIEAEAILDNHATDGIPPAPAEPSFPEPEPRP; encoded by the coding sequence TTGCCACGCTGCCTCGCCCTGCTCCTGCTGTGCCTGCTGCCGCTGTCGGCCGGCGCCGCGCGCTACCGGCTCGACCCGGTGCATACGCGCGTGCTGTTCGCCGTCGAGCACGCCGGCTTCTCGCAGGCGCTGGGCACGCTGTCCGGCAGCGAGGGCACGCTCGACTTCGACCCGGACGACTGGGCCGGCGCACGGCTGGACGTCATCATCCCCCTCGCACGGCTGGAGCTGGGCGACGACAAGTGGAACCGCGCCACGCTGGCGCGCAACCTGCTCGACGGCGAACGCTTCCCGCAAGCGCGCTTCGTCTCCACCCGCGTCGAACCGCTGGACCCGCAACACGCCCGCGTCCACGGCCTGCTGACCCTGCGCGGGGTCAGCCGCGAGGTCGCGCTCGACGTCACCCTCAATGCGCTCAAGCGCCATCCGCTGCCGCCGTTCCGCCGCACCGCCGGCTTTTCCGCCACCGCCACGCTGAGCCGCGCCGATTTCGGCATCGACGCGTGGAAATCCATGATCGGCGACACCGTGCAACTGCGTATCGAGGCCGAAGCAATACTCGACAACCACGCCACCGACGGCATTCCCCCTGCTCCCGCCGAGCCCTCATTCCCCGAACCGGAACCGCGCCCATGA
- a CDS encoding Cytochrome B561, whose product MSLKNTPQHWGSVSKILHWLIALLILALGIVGLLMGELPKTPKYFWVYTAHKSIGITVLALVVLRLGWRLHAGAPQPVAGTPGWQERIASATHWLLYVLMFAIPLSGWLYDSASGLRPFKLFGLVEMPKLVAPDEQAAQLSHALHEWGFWLLILAVLAHAGAAFYHHVHQGDATLSRMLPRGWLASPQKESA is encoded by the coding sequence ATGAGCCTGAAGAACACCCCCCAGCATTGGGGCAGCGTCAGCAAGATCCTGCATTGGCTGATCGCCCTGCTGATCCTCGCCCTTGGCATCGTCGGCCTGCTCATGGGCGAGCTGCCGAAGACGCCGAAGTATTTCTGGGTCTACACCGCGCACAAGTCGATCGGCATCACCGTGCTGGCGCTGGTGGTGCTGCGGCTGGGCTGGCGGCTGCACGCCGGCGCACCGCAACCGGTAGCGGGCACGCCCGGCTGGCAGGAGCGCATCGCCAGCGCCACGCACTGGCTGCTGTACGTGCTGATGTTCGCCATCCCGCTGTCGGGCTGGCTGTACGACTCGGCCAGCGGGTTGCGCCCGTTCAAGCTGTTCGGCCTGGTCGAGATGCCCAAGCTGGTCGCACCCGACGAGCAGGCCGCGCAGCTCTCGCACGCGCTGCACGAGTGGGGCTTCTGGCTGCTGATCCTGGCGGTGCTGGCGCACGCCGGTGCCGCGTTCTACCACCACGTCCACCAAGGCGATGCCACCTTGTCGCGCATGCTGCCGCGAGGCTGGCTCGCCTCCCCCCAGAAGGAATCCGCATGA
- a CDS encoding Glutaredoxin 2 produces the protein MEQWMNGLVLYQRDDCHLCDQALAVLAQARAPEFESVFVDEDDALEARYGVRVPVLRDAAGRELDWPFDAAALAGWLAR, from the coding sequence ATGGAGCAATGGATGAACGGCCTGGTCCTCTACCAGCGAGACGATTGCCACCTGTGCGACCAGGCGCTGGCGGTGCTGGCGCAGGCGCGCGCGCCGGAGTTCGAGAGCGTCTTCGTCGACGAGGACGACGCGCTGGAGGCGCGCTACGGCGTGCGCGTGCCGGTGCTGCGCGATGCCGCCGGGCGCGAACTCGACTGGCCGTTCGACGCGGCCGCGCTGGCGGGCTGGCTGGCCCGGTGA